CTGGATGCTGGAAGAGGGAAGTAATGAAAGACGGTTTATAGCTATTTATTTTATTTAAAATCTTTAATCCAAAAGAAGTTATTATAACTTTTATTAGATTAAAGATCATAAATAACTTCCAGCTTCTATTTTTTTAAAAGAGGAAAAATCTCATACTTTGTTATTTTTATTCTTTCTAAATAAGAATTATCTTTGTGGAATTATAAAACTTTGAAGTAGAAAGAATGAAAAAGCAGTATGCATTCATAGGTCTTTTGGTTTCGGGAGTTATGCTTTCCCAGACAGTAAAAGATTCTATAGCCTCTAAAGGTATTGAAGATGTGGTGATCGTAGCCTCCAGAAAACCTACAAAAATCTCTGAAGTTCCCGGAACGGTTTGGGTTGTACAAAAAGAAAAGATTCAGGAGCAGGCTAAAAGCGGAGTTCCCATCAAAGAAATGTTGTCGATTCTGATTCCCTCTATGGATATTGGTCCCCAGGGAAGAACCAATTACGGACAGAACATGAGAGGACGTTCAGCACTTGTAATGATTGATGGAGTTTCTCTGAACAGTATCCGTGCAATCAGTCGCCAGCTGGATGCTATTGATCCTTTTAATATTGAAAGAATTGAAGTGCTTTCTGGAGCAAGTTCAATTTATGGAGGCAATGCTACCGGTGGGATTATCAATATTATTACAAAAACACCTTCCAAAAAAGGAATCAGCGGTGAAACTGAACTGGGAGTACGTACCGGATTTATGGGAAAAGATGATCATGATTTCCGTGCAGCACAGTCTATTGCAGCAAAAGGAGATAAGTTCTTCGGAAGATTGGGAGTTGCTTATCAACAGAATGGCGGTGTGTATGGAGCAGATCAGAAACAGCTTTTTACAGACATTACACAGACTGACCTTCAATACAACCAATCAATTGACATCCTTGCTACAGGAGGATATCAGTTTAATAATAAGCACAAAATTACAGCCTCTGTTCAATATTACAATTCCAAATTTAATGGGGACAGAAGTTTGTTTTTAGGTGAAAATCTAAGTGCATTTACTACCAAAAATGCTTCATTACTCGAAATGAGAGATGGCTTCTCATCAGATAAAAATGTTGGAACGGAGCGTTATATGGCAACGGTAGCTTATAACGGAAACGGAATTTTAGGCGGACAGGATTTATATGTACAAGTGGCTACCCGTGGTGAAAAATTAGGATTTTATCCATTCCCGGGAAATGTTACTCTGCAGACAGGGAAAATACCTTATATGTCCTCATCACAGCAGGATACCTATTATTCAGGAATTAAGGCTTTATTATCAAAATCGTGGCGAGGATTGAACGTGACTTATGGAGCAGACTTCGATTTTGAAAAATTTGAGGGAACACAATCTGTTTATGATATTGCGAAGACAATGTCCAGCGGAGGTTTAGTCAATGAAACCAAATACAGTCTGGGAAGATATCCAACCAATCACTCACAGAGCTACGCAGGATATGTTCAGGCAAAATATAATATTCTTCCAAAATTGCAAGTGAATGGAGGAATCCGTTATCAGCATATCAATGTGAAAATGGATGACTTTGTCGGTTCAGAACAGCAGACACAGATTGCCATGGGCTATGGAAGTTCAGCATCTGCAATTCCGGGAGGGGAAAGCTCTTATAATGTGACACTAATGAATGCTGGATTATTATATAAATTTAATGAGCAGCATCAGGTTTGGGGAACTTTTTCCCAGGGAGCAAGCTTAGCAGATCCAGCTAAGTTTTATGGAATTGGCCAGTATAAACTTGTTGGAACCAACTGGGATGTAGTATCCAGTATCAATGTAAAAGAACAGCCTCTTCAAGCTATCAAAACCAATCAGTTTGAAGTAGGATACCGTGTCAACAGAGGAGGGTTAAGAGCTCAGATTGCAGGATTTCTGAGTAATTCTGATAAAACGGTTGCTGTAGATAAAAAGACCTTTCAGATTCTTGTCAATGATTTGAAATTAAGGAACATGGGAATTGAAGCTGAGGTTTCTTATTCCCTAAGCAATGGAGTTTATTTCGGAGCAAGCGGACTTCTGATCAAATCTGAGGTAGATAATAAAGGAGAGTGGCAAAAACAGGAAATTTACAATGCTTCCCCTTCAAAATTAGTGACTTATATTGGATATAACATTAAAAACTGGTCATTCAG
The window above is part of the Chryseobacterium sp. MA9 genome. Proteins encoded here:
- a CDS encoding TonB-dependent receptor — encoded protein: MKKQYAFIGLLVSGVMLSQTVKDSIASKGIEDVVIVASRKPTKISEVPGTVWVVQKEKIQEQAKSGVPIKEMLSILIPSMDIGPQGRTNYGQNMRGRSALVMIDGVSLNSIRAISRQLDAIDPFNIERIEVLSGASSIYGGNATGGIINIITKTPSKKGISGETELGVRTGFMGKDDHDFRAAQSIAAKGDKFFGRLGVAYQQNGGVYGADQKQLFTDITQTDLQYNQSIDILATGGYQFNNKHKITASVQYYNSKFNGDRSLFLGENLSAFTTKNASLLEMRDGFSSDKNVGTERYMATVAYNGNGILGGQDLYVQVATRGEKLGFYPFPGNVTLQTGKIPYMSSSQQDTYYSGIKALLSKSWRGLNVTYGADFDFEKFEGTQSVYDIAKTMSSGGLVNETKYSLGRYPTNHSQSYAGYVQAKYNILPKLQVNGGIRYQHINVKMDDFVGSEQQTQIAMGYGSSASAIPGGESSYNVTLMNAGLLYKFNEQHQVWGTFSQGASLADPAKFYGIGQYKLVGTNWDVVSSINVKEQPLQAIKTNQFEVGYRVNRGGLRAQIAGFLSNSDKTVAVDKKTFQILVNDLKLRNMGIEAEVSYSLSNGVYFGASGLLIKSEVDNKGEWQKQEIYNASPSKLVTYIGYNIKNWSFRFQSLQNFKQKDELNNVVEGYNTSDLMIGYRFHFGKFNLGIQNLFNTDYQTIWSKRSQVLYSTYGLPELFNYKGRGRTFNLSYTFEF